Proteins encoded together in one Saccharopolyspora pogona window:
- a CDS encoding Hsp20/alpha crystallin family protein, whose translation MTLAFDPFFRDLNRLTAEMFGSARAPQTMAMDAYRAGDDYVVEFDLPGIDPETLEVNAEHNTLTVHAQRRERPSGEGDAEVSYLTAERPRGTFSRQLSLGSGLDVDNIRADYTDGVLTVTLPVAEQAKPRRIEIGHGGGRKVIEGATQ comes from the coding sequence ATGACGCTGGCGTTCGACCCGTTCTTCCGTGATCTCAACCGGCTGACTGCCGAGATGTTCGGCAGCGCCCGCGCGCCCCAGACCATGGCAATGGACGCCTACCGGGCCGGCGATGACTACGTGGTCGAGTTCGACCTGCCCGGCATCGACCCCGAGACACTGGAAGTCAACGCCGAGCACAACACCCTGACCGTGCACGCCCAGCGCCGCGAGCGCCCGAGTGGTGAGGGCGACGCCGAGGTCAGCTACCTAACTGCCGAACGCCCCCGTGGCACCTTCTCCCGCCAGCTCTCCCTCGGTAGCGGCCTGGACGTGGACAACATCAGGGCCGACTACACCGACGGGGTGCTCACGGTGACCCTGCCGGTGGCCGAGCAGGCCAAGCCGCGGCGCATCGAAATCGGTCACGGCGGCGGCCGCAAGGTCATCGAAGGCGCCACCCAATGA
- a CDS encoding MerR family transcriptional regulator, which produces MTARSPDDQVTSAFDDADYPAYTMGRAAAMLGVTPEFLRSLDAAGLLTPDRSAGGHRCYSRTELALAARVRELLDGHTILSAACRIAELERDLAAAHTRITELEQTVSAPRRAAQAPAPPG; this is translated from the coding sequence ATGACCGCTCGATCGCCCGACGACCAGGTGACCAGCGCGTTCGACGACGCCGACTACCCCGCCTACACCATGGGCCGTGCCGCCGCGATGCTCGGCGTCACGCCTGAGTTCCTCCGCAGCCTCGACGCCGCAGGGCTGCTCACGCCCGACCGCTCCGCCGGCGGGCACCGCTGTTACAGCCGCACCGAACTCGCCCTCGCCGCCCGCGTCCGCGAACTCCTCGACGGCCACACCATCCTCTCCGCCGCCTGCCGCATCGCCGAACTCGAACGCGACCTGGCCGCCGCCCACACCCGGATCACCGAACTCGAACAGACTGTCTCAGCGCCCAGACGGGCTGCTCAAGCTCCAGCACCACCCGGCTGA
- a CDS encoding DUF2188 domain-containing protein: MGTWRVRWCSDGRWQVRTPGGTQACARTNRDHAVNAACALARIEGGGVVLVEDAQGDLEWRRTVLWDEPTQGI; encoded by the coding sequence ATGGGGACCTGGCGAGTGAGGTGGTGCTCGGACGGGCGCTGGCAGGTGCGTACCCCAGGCGGCACCCAAGCCTGCGCCCGGACCAACCGCGATCACGCCGTAAACGCCGCATGTGCCCTAGCCCGGATCGAAGGCGGCGGGGTCGTGCTCGTCGAGGATGCCCAGGGCGACCTGGAGTGGCGGCGCACGGTGCTGTGGGACGAACCAACCCAAGGCATCTGA
- the cmtR gene encoding Cd(II)/Pb(II)-sensing metalloregulatory transcriptional regulator CmtR: MLTCETRETALARLGRALADPTRCRILVALLEGPSYPGQLARQLGLTRSNVSNHLSCLRGCGLVVATYAGRQVRYELADAHLGHALDELLKVVLAVDPAEECLDQPAQRAAARGEEVGSL, translated from the coding sequence ATGCTGACGTGTGAAACGCGGGAGACGGCGCTGGCCCGATTGGGTCGAGCCCTGGCGGATCCGACCCGGTGCCGGATCCTCGTGGCGTTGCTGGAAGGGCCCAGCTATCCCGGCCAGCTGGCCAGGCAGCTGGGGCTGACCCGCTCGAACGTGTCCAACCACCTGTCGTGTCTGCGTGGTTGCGGGTTGGTTGTGGCTACCTATGCCGGGCGGCAGGTGCGTTATGAGCTGGCCGATGCCCACCTCGGTCATGCGCTCGACGAACTGCTCAAGGTCGTGCTCGCTGTCGACCCGGCAGAGGAATGCCTGGACCAGCCCGCCCAGCGCGCGGCTGCTCGCGGTGAGGAGGTGGGCTCGTTATGA
- a CDS encoding cation transporter, with amino-acid sequence MSETHQRRKNLPVSGAAKAGCGDGCCGPSDITTSRPVAAAPDSDRRSVLSRRVRLLVGATITYNVIEAIVAISAGAAASSTALIGFGLDSAIEVASAAAVAWQFSSRDHEARERTALRVIAVSFFALAAYVTVESIRSLAGADTAEHSTVGIVLAALSLIVMPGLSYAQRRAGRELGSASAVADSKQTLLCTYLSGVLLAGLLLNSLLGWSWADPIVALVIAAVAVKEGREAWRGQHCC; translated from the coding sequence ATGAGCGAGACACACCAGCGGCGGAAGAACTTGCCTGTGTCTGGGGCCGCCAAAGCCGGCTGCGGTGATGGGTGCTGCGGGCCTAGCGACATCACCACGTCTCGGCCGGTAGCGGCGGCACCGGACAGTGATCGCCGGTCGGTGTTGTCCCGGCGGGTGCGGCTGCTGGTCGGGGCCACGATCACCTACAACGTCATCGAGGCGATCGTGGCCATCAGCGCCGGTGCCGCCGCCTCTTCGACAGCGTTGATCGGCTTCGGCTTGGACTCGGCCATCGAGGTCGCCTCGGCCGCCGCGGTCGCCTGGCAGTTCTCCAGCCGCGACCATGAGGCCCGCGAACGCACCGCTCTGCGGGTGATTGCGGTGTCATTCTTCGCGCTCGCCGCCTACGTCACCGTCGAGTCGATCCGCTCGCTGGCCGGCGCCGACACTGCCGAGCATTCCACGGTCGGCATCGTCCTGGCCGCGCTGTCGCTGATCGTCATGCCCGGCCTGTCGTATGCCCAGCGCCGCGCTGGCCGTGAGCTCGGCTCCGCCAGCGCCGTGGCCGATTCCAAGCAGACTCTGCTGTGCACCTACCTCTCCGGCGTCTTGCTCGCCGGTCTGCTGCTCAACAGCCTGCTCGGCTGGTCTTGGGCCGACCCGATCGTCGCGTTGGTCATCGCCGCCGTCGCGGTCAAAGAAGGCCGCGAAGCCTGGCGCGGCCAACACTGCTGCTGA
- a CDS encoding helix-turn-helix domain-containing protein — MKKREVSYTWRLREIMAEHGMYATTDLVEPLRERGIHLSVSQVHRLVTGTPERLSLKVLSALCDIFAAEPGELIRTDAANVGIRKTATDDAPVPPNVAELRPKRARITPAE, encoded by the coding sequence ATGAAAAAGCGCGAGGTCAGCTACACGTGGCGGCTGCGGGAGATCATGGCCGAGCACGGCATGTATGCCACGACCGATCTCGTGGAGCCGCTGCGTGAGCGCGGCATCCACCTGTCGGTCTCGCAGGTGCACCGGCTGGTGACCGGCACACCGGAGCGGTTGTCGTTGAAGGTGCTGTCGGCGTTGTGCGACATCTTCGCCGCTGAACCCGGCGAGCTGATCCGCACCGACGCTGCCAACGTCGGCATCCGCAAAACCGCCACCGACGACGCCCCGGTGCCGCCGAACGTCGCGGAGCTGCGTCCCAAGCGCGCCCGGATCACCCCGGCTGAATGA